The DNA sequence TTGgacaataaacgtgaatccgaccatcaccgctggtgagacaaaaccgcgactcgtcagtgaagagcactttttgccagtcctgtctggtccagtgacggtgggtttgtgcccataggcgacgttgttgccggtgaggacctgcctgacaacgggcctacaagccctcagtccagcctctctcagcctattgtggacagtgtgagcactgatggagggattgtgccttCCTGGTGTTACTctggcagttgttgccatcctgtacctgtcccgcaggtgtgatgtttggatgtaccgatcctgtgcaggtgttgttacacgtggtctgccactgcgaggacaatcagctgtccgtcctgtctccctgtagcgtcttaagcgtctcacagtacggacattgcaatttattgcccaggccacatctgcagtcctcatgcctccttgcagcatgcctaaggcatgttcacgcagatgagcagggaccctgggcatctttcttttggtatttttcagagtcagtagaaaggcctcttttagtgtcctaagttttcataactgtgaccttaactgcctaccgtctgtaagctgttagtgtcttaacaaccgttccacaggtgcatgttcattaattgtttatggttcattgaacaagcatgggaaacagtgtttaaaccctttacaatgaagatctgtgaagttaattcgtaaaaatccaaatatcttTGAACAACAGGGTCCTGAGAAAGGGACgttcctttttttgctgagtttgtgtgtgtgatattgattttatatatataaaatcaatatcacacacacaaactcagcaaaaaaaggaacGTCCCTTTCTCAGGACCCTGTCGTTCAaagatatttggatttttacgaattaacttcacagatctatatatatatatatatatagatctagtgtcacaattcctgacatttaatcctagtaaaaattccctgttttaggtcagttaggatcaccactttattttaagaatgtgaaatttcagaataatagtagagagaatgatttatttaagcttttatgtctttcatcacattcccagagggtccgaagtttacattcactcaattagtatttggtagcattgcctttaaactgattaacttgggtcaaacgtttcgggtagccttccgcaagcttcccacaataagtttggtgaatttcagcccattcctcctgacagctggtgtaactgagtcaggtttgtaggcctccttgctcgcacacgctttttcaattctgcccacaaatgttctctaggattgaggtcagggttttgtgatggccactccaataccttgactttgttgtccttaagccattttgtcacaactttggaagtatgcttggtgtcattgtccacttggaagacccatttgtgaccaagctttaacttcctgactaatgtcttgagctgtttcttcaatatatccacattatttttcttcttcatgatggcatctattttgtgaagtgcaccagtccctcctgcatcaaagcacccccacaacatgatgctgccacccccgtgcttcacggttgggatggtattcttcagtttgcaagcctcaccctttttcctccaaacataacaatggtcattatggcaaatcagttctatttttgttttatcagaccagaggacatttctccaaaaagtatgatctttgttcccttgtgcagttgcaaaccgtagtctggcttttttatggcggttttggagcagtggtttcttccttgctgggcggcctttcaggttatgtcgatataggactcgttttactgtagatatagatacttttgtacctgtttcctccagtatcttcacaaggtcttttgctgttgttctgggattgatttgcacttttcgcatcaaagtactttcatctctaggagacagaacgcatctccttcctgagcggtatgacggctgcggctggtgttatacttgcgtactattgtttgtacagatgaacgtggttccttcaggcatttggaaattgctcccaaggatgaaccagacttgtggaggtctacacatttgtttctgaggtcttggagatttctttttcccatgatgtcaagcaaagaggcactgagtttgaatacatccacaggtacaactccaattgacaaaaaaaaaaaaaaaactttttattttaccttttatttaactaggcaagtcagttaagaacaaattcttattttcaatgacggcctcccAAGTTAATTTTTCTctctaactgccttgttcaggggcagaacgacagatttgtaccttgtcagctcggggattcgatcttgcaacctttcggttactagtccaacgctctaaccactaggctacgctgccgcccctatgtcaattagcctctcagaagcttctaaagccatgacataatattctggatttttccaagctgtttaaaggcacagtcaactcaatgtatgtaaacttctgacccactggaattgtgatacagtgaattataattgaaataatctggctgtaaacaattgttggaaagattacatgtcatgcacaaagtagatgtcctaactgacttgccaaaactatagtttgttaacaagaaatgtgttgagtggttgaaaaactagttttaatgacttcaaccttagttgaagtcggaagtttacatacactatctatatctctctcagggtattcaaatcttaccctacgaggtccagagcctgctggttttcttttCGACCTgataattgcacccacctggtgtcccaggtctaaatcagtccctgattagaggtgAAGAATGGGGGGAAaacagcagtggaactggctttgatgTTCAGATTTGAATTTGAGGGTTATAGACACTAGTATACATGCTCATCTTGAATCAgttgaaaaataaacatttaatctACTGTACCAGAGCCCACCATGGAATCTACTATGACAATGTCCCTCCCAAGTTAATTTTTCTCTGTTACCATCTGTCTGGGTAGAGGGGAAGATACGTGGTGGTCACTATGACTCAGGGTAATGGACATTGTGAAACCCTGGCTGGAACAGAACAGATGGGAGTGGTCTCCTGTATAAAAGGTGTGCTTACAGGTGTCTCTGGAGCAACATGATGAAGACACTGGGTATTTTGGTTGCCTCTGCCCTGTTCCTGGGGTCCGCCTCGGCCGCCACTGTAAGTCCATTTTAGTTTATTTGGTGTaattaaataaatttaaaaaaattcttcTGAAACCCATTTCCAAATATGATATTTGTTAATAATGTAGGTGTTTTAATGTAGCTATAATGAACTATCTGTGGTTTTGATCCCCTTGTAGAGGtaaaaatgatacagtagaaaTATACAGTGAGCTTAAAGTATTGGAACAgtcacaaatgttttgttttggctctgtgcTTCAGCACTTTGGAAGTGATACAATGACTAttaggttaaagtgcagactgccagctttaatttgagggtattttcatccatatcgggtgaaccgtttagaaattagagttcccccattttaggggaccaaaggtATTTGGACAAATTGACTTGTGTGTTCAAGTAATAAAAAGTTaattatttggtcccatattcatagcacgcaatgactacatcaagcttgtgactacgaATTTGTTTGTTGCATTTGCTGTTTtgattgtgtttcagattattttgtggtaaataatgtactgttatttttttgtcacttttATCCATGATTACAGATTATCCTGAATGAGTCGtaaataatgagtgagaaagttagactcACGTGTCAtaccccccaagacatgctaacctctcattttacaataacaggggaggttagcaggGGGGTGtatctattcttatttacaataaaagtaacTCAAATGCCAATACATTATTTTCCATTCATTTCTATGGGTCACAAAattatctgaaacacaaccaaaacaaacagcaaatgcatcccaCAAATttatagagtcacaagcttgatttagtcattgtgtgctatgaatataaGACCAAATACTTTCTAATACTTTAATACACAAATAAGTGAATTTGTCGTAATacctttggtcccctaaaatggggggacgatgtacaaaaagtgctgtaatttgtAAACAGTTctcccgatatggatgaaaaaacactcaaattaaagctgatagtctgcactttaacctcatggGCATTATTTCAAATTCAAAGTGGTGTAGCATAGAGCCAAAATATTTCAAAAATTGTATATTTCCCAATACGTTTGGACATCACTGTAGCTTCACAAATAAAATAGGCTAAATATGAAATTGTTTATACTAATAAAGTAACCAATAGTGAAACACAAAGGGTTAAGAACTTCACCTGCATTTGTACTCGCACTGCAGGTTTTTTGACATCTTTATCATCAACAGGTTGATAAGCAATGTGAATTCAACAGCTGAACACCTTTTTTGCAACAGTTCACTAATAAAAAAACGCACCAATGACACCACTACATGCATAAAACAGCAACACTGAATACATTTGTGCATAATAAAAACAGTTTCACACTTGCATATATTACTGAGTTGGTATCTGCTCTTTTGGGTGTGCATGTGTAGCTTGGAGTGGTGTACACTGAGGGAGGCATGGTGCAAGGGAAGAAGGTAAATTCTGATGGACTCCTCCGCACCATGGATGTCTTCAAAGGAATTCCCTACGCTGACAAGCCCGGCGTTTTTGAGAAGCCCAAGCGTCACCCTGGATGGGATGGTGGGTAACAAATAACAAAATGCCTCCGATGTCCATCCATAAGGCAAGGAAAATAATTTAGTAATACAAGCAGATTGTAAAATAAATATTGGACAGCCGTATTGGACCATATCAGACCTTAGCCTTCCTAACACTCATCTCAGTTGACTGTCTGATTCTCCCTGTGTCTCCTTCCAGGTGTTCTTAAGGCTACAGAGTTCAAGCCGAGGTGCATGCAGCTGAACCTGCTCCAGTCTGACACCCGTGGCCAAGAGGACTGCCTTTACCTGAACATCTGGGTCCCTCAGGGCCTCAGTGGTATGTAACATGCACCTGTGTCTTTCACCCACACTTGTCACAAGAGTAGGACGTCTTTATCCACATATCAAAACATCATACAGTATGGTCTGTTGATGTTTAATAATAATATAACTATGGTGTAATTctacaaatgtattgaaatatATCTCCTCCCTTCCTAGTTTCCACTGGGCTGCCAGTCATGGTTTGGATCTTTGGAGGTGGTTACCTGGTTGGAGGCTCTATGGGCGCTAACTTCTTGGATAACTATCTGTACGACGGGGAGGAGATTGCAAACAGGGGCAAAGTTATCGTGGTGACTCTTGGTTACCGTGTGGGCACCCTGGGCTTCCTCAGTTCTGGAGATGCCAGCGGACCTGGTAGGTATCAACCAAGGCTTTGCCTGGCTGGCtaggtgggtggtgggtgggtggCTATGGTATGATCTGTGCCGCATCAGCTGATGTATGACATTGACCTTTTCTTTATGTAGTGATTCTCAGGTGACTGAATCCACTATATGATAATACTGATTAAGAATACGGTGTTCATCTAACCTTTAATCATCAACTGGCTCTATCAGAAACTTTTGCCATTGTGTGGGAGCCAGATGTACAATATGTTAGTAGGGAGAGTACTGCTGCTGGCTCACAGAGCGGTCTTCCATGTCAGGTAACTATGGTTTGTGGGACCAGCATGCTGCCATTGCCTGGGTGAACAGGAACATCCGGGCCTTCGGAGGAGACCCCAACAACATCACCGTCTTCGGAGAGTCTGCCGGCGCTGCTAGCGTCAGCTTCCAGGTGTGGGACTAAGAAGAGAACTAACAGTTTTAATACAGAGCTTTCAGGGCAAAGGTAGTCATGTCGAAGTACAAAAAAGGCCAGTACAATGATGTTTCTTCAGTCTCAATGTTATATACTCTTCATTATAATATCATTATTATTCAGTGTCATCCTGTCATAAAACATAAGTTTACTGTGTGTGTAGTTTACTGTCAGTGTGTAGTTTCTGGTAACTCGTGTCTATGACATTAGTTTACCACATTTGATACGTTTAACAATGAGAACAGGGAGACTTCTGATACCTTATTCTGAACCATGATGGCCTGTACAGAGTGATGGTCAGCTGAGTTCCTGAGACCTCTGTGATCTAATAAACAGGGTGATGGAAAACACTTGTACTTTAGACCATTTTAAGTTGTACCTTTTTGGATTGTTAGATACAGTATATGTAAGCATTAATCAGGTTGCTCCTGTTATGATTGTAAGTAAAGATACTGTAGGTAAGGATATGGCTTTCGGCTTGGGTCCTCCGTCCACAGAATTAGCAGATTAGCAAATGCAGAAAATGCAATGTACTAATTTGAGTTTGAATGTACTTTATGCCACACAGACGCTTTCTCCCCATAACAAAGGGCTGATCCGCAGGGCCATCTCCCAGAGTGGAGTTGCTCTCTGCCCCTGGGCCATCAACCACAACCCCCGTGCCTTTGCAGAGATGGTATGTGTACTTCAGTaacattggggggggggtatGAAACTGACAGATGCATGTTGGTTGTTAAAGGGTGGtctcatcctcccctctctctttaggTTGCTGGGAAGGTGGGCTGCCCCACTGATGATCAGATGATGGCCTGCCTGAAGCTCATTAACGCTAAGGAGCTCACCCTTGCCGGTACCCTGTCCCTGGCTGGTTCTCCCTCCAGTGAGTATTCACTGAGGTTAATATAAGGGGCTGTGGCACACTTTGAGAAAGATGCTAAGGAGGTTGTGGTTTGCATGCATTGATGCCTGTATAGATGAGCATTAGCCTGACGCTCACATATATCTCCTCAGCCCACCATTTTACACAGGAATTTGGTGATGGCCATGTCCTACCCATAGTGTTAAAATGTATGTCTTTCTCTGCCTGCCTCCTCCAGCCCCCATAGTGGGCAACCTGGCCCTCTCCCCAGTGATCGATGGGGACTTCCTGCCTGATCACCCAGGGAACCTGTTCCACAACGCTGCTGACATTGACTACCTTGCAGGGGTCAACAGCATGGATGCCCACCTATTCACTGGATTGGATTTACCTGCCGTCAACAAGCCAATCGCTAACCTCCCTCTGTGAGTGACTTTGGGCTGATTGGTTACCTGGGAGGAGGAGGGTACTCTGTTCAGTGTTGGCCATGTGCATTGTGTAGCTTAAATGGGAACGCAGATGTACCCACAAAGCATTTCATAGAAGCAACCAAGTCTAACTAACAAGTAGGAGTAGAATAAaacatgtattaaaaataatagGGTTATCTGTTTGGGCAGGTCCCTAACACAGTTGACTTAAGAAGGGGTTGTTAGATCTCTTGAGACTAATCTCTCACTTCCTCACTGCAGGTCAGATGTGAAACTGCTCCTGGGTTCTTTGACGAAGAAGGGAGAGGCCTCCATCAATAGCGCTTTCGCAGAGTACACGGCAGACTGGGGAGATAAGCCCAGTCAGGAGACCATTAAGAAGACTGTTGTTATGATCGAGACTGACTACGTCTTCCTGGTTCCTACCCAGGCTGCTCTTTATCTGCACGCCTCCAATGCCCAGTGAGTCTACCTCCTTGTTACTCTAGCACAGCCCTTCTCCCCCAGTATGTGCTGCTTCCTATCTCAGCGTCACATATCGGATATCTAATCATTCCCCCTCTCCTTGCCCTATCCCAGATCTGCACGTACCTACTCCTACCTGTTCTCAGAGCCCAGCCGCTTGTCCGGGGTAGTCCTACCTTTCCCCAGCTGGATGGAGGCTGACCACGCTGAGGACCTGCAGTTTGTGTTCGGCAAGCCCTTCACCACGCCCCTGGCATACTGGCCCAAGCACCGCAATGTCTCCAAATACTTTATCGCCTACTGGACCAACTTCGCCAGGACCGGGTAAGAAGAGCTGCAGAGCAATCATATACAGTAATCACACCCTGTGGGGGatagatatatatacagtatcagccaacgtttgggcacacctactcatatACAttatataataatagtgaagacatcaaaagtatgtaataacacatatggaatcatgtagtaccaaaaaagtgttaaacaaatcaaaatatatttcagattttaggttcttcaaagtagcaccctttgccttgatgacagctttgcacactcttggcattctctcaaccagcttcacctggaatgcttttccaacagtcttgaaggagttcccacatatgctgagcacttgttggccgcttttcctttactctgcggtccaactgatCCCAAACCGTCTcggttgggttgaggttgggtgattgtggaggccaggtcatctgatgcagaactccatccctctccttggtcaaatagcccttacacagcctggatgtgagttgggtcattgtcctgttgaaaaacaaattatagtgccgctaagcgcaaaccagatgggatggcgtatcgctgtagaatgctgtggtagccatgctggttaagtatgccttgaattctaaataaatcactgacagtgtcaccaacaaagcacccccacacgtcacacctcctcctccatgcttcacggtgggaaccacacatgcagagataatctgttcacctactctgcgtctcacaaacacacggaggttggaaccaaaaatctcaaatctggactgatcagaccaaagcacagatttcgaccggtctaatgtccattggtcatgtttcttggccaatgcaagtctcttcttcttattggtgttctttagtagtggtttctttgcagcaattcgaccattaaggccgtattcacacagtctcctctgaacagttgatgttgagatgtgtctgttactctgaagaatttatttgggctgcaatttctaaggctggtaactccaatgaacttatcctctgcagcagaggtaactctgggtcttcctttcctgtggcggtcctcatgagagccggtttcatcatagcgcttgatgaattattttgaagaatatcaaatttgtttaactcttttttgtttactgcatgactccatatgtgttatttcatagttttgatgtcttcactattattctacaatgtaggaaacaGTCAAAATAACGAAAaaacgttgaatgagtaggtgtgtccaaacttttgtgtgtgtgtggcaattaAAAAGAAAATACCATTTCAAATTCTAAAGTGATATTATCCTCACGAAAACGATGATAAATCGAATGTTCTCACCGTTGTTTTTCTTACCATCCTCAACCCCTTTCCCACCACAGAGACCCCAACAAGGGGGAGTCCAATGTGCCTGTGACCTGGCCTGCATACACCACCTCTGGGCAAAAGTACCTGGAGATCAACGCCAAAATGAACAGGAACTCCGTCCATGAGAAGATGAGGGTGCGCTTTGTGAACTGGTGGTCTAACACCCTTCCCTCCATCTGAGGTAGTTCTCACTGAGCACAGGTTCCCTGATGCATGATTGACATCGTGCTACATTCACAGCTATACAGGTTGGTCTTGTTATGTCACAAATAAATGCAAGGCTACTAGTACCACCAGAGGATTTCTGATTGTAACAATTTTTTCTTCATAAGTAAATTAATGCAATTAAGAAGTCTACCCTGTTGACTGTTTTTAATACTGTCCAGTCACCACTGAAAGGTGTTTTTGTTTGTATTTATCAAGAAATGGTCGTATATGTACATTATAAACCccttactatatatatatatatatatctcaaagACCGATGGTGATAGAAATAGTAGCATGTTGGGGTAGACCTATTCACCCAAGTTGCATCAGAATTTACAGTGGAATTGTTTTTTCTCTGATTAGTTGCAGTACTTATTTTTGCCACCATAGATCACTGACAATTTACTAAAGGAATATAGTTCAATCCGAGATTAGATGAGTTGCTCACAGTCACTAGGGGGTTGACATTTTTGGGGAAGAAGGTGCAGTTAGAACCAGAGCCTATAAACTGAAAACCCTATTACAGAATCTTGACCAGTGGCATGAACGCGTACCCAGCTTCAGCCCAGCTTGCAGCTTGAAACCAAAAGGGAATCAGGTGCTTAGCCGAGGGACTTGAAAATTAATACAAATATTCTTTACCACAGGGCACTAAAACAATTGATTATCCTGGCAAATAAAGAAAAAGGAGGCGAGCACTCCGTTTTTGCATAAATCATCCGATATTTATTTACGGGACATGGACAGGTGTAAGCATAAATCCTAGTCCCCAGATTCTAGGAGCTAGTCCGGTGTCCTATTGTGACATGTCTATATGTCAGCCATGTAGCTAAGACCATGTgtgtgcgagcgttgcaaaataaatgtacacatacagtaccagtcaaaagtttggacacctactcattccagggtttttctttatttttactattttctagattCTAGAGTAATGGTGAAGACattgaaactatgaaataacacatatggaataatgtagtaaccaaaaaagtgtgtagccactctttgccttatTGACagcatatacccatgtgggtgattgaaagatgaacaaggtccacactccagtccagttggagTTAATGCACCGTAAAGGTGGTTGCCAACTGCCTTATCAAATCAAACAACCACCCACATCTCACAGTTTAGATTAATTCTTTGTCAGTGATGAGCACCCAACAATACCTGTACATGTAATATTTGCTGGTGGGTATGAATAGAAAGGGAAGATGAAGGCATATAGTAAAAGCAGTGGTGTAAATATAGCTGGcgctagccttttgggggccctaagcaagaaTTGGTTGGGGGCCCCACCACCTTGTTgcaaaaacattttagtggcctccTTATGACAGCAGTGAGAAAAAAATGAAGTTTTAAAGGTACACTATGTAGAAATTTCTCCATTCCCTAGATGCTAAAAATTGTGACAAAATAAGCCAGTATAGTATAGAGAATCCTTGTAccatgaaatatatttttaataatccaaaatattgtattttcggctgtttgaagctggtgtacaaaaccaaaagtaaaagatgcaaaaataaAACTTAAGAataggaagcatagaaatagtgcacataaaCCAGATATACTGCGTCTTAGACTTTCAATTACAATGACTGATCTGTAACTCACATTTTAAT is a window from the Salmo trutta chromosome 23, fSalTru1.1, whole genome shotgun sequence genome containing:
- the LOC115159508 gene encoding bile salt-activated lipase, producing MMKTLGILVASALFLGSASAATLGVVYTEGGMVQGKKVNSDGLLRTMDVFKGIPYADKPGVFEKPKRHPGWDGVLKATEFKPRCMQLNLLQSDTRGQEDCLYLNIWVPQGLSVSTGLPVMVWIFGGGYLVGGSMGANFLDNYLYDGEEIANRGKVIVVTLGYRVGTLGFLSSGDASGPGNYGLWDQHAAIAWVNRNIRAFGGDPNNITVFGESAGAASVSFQTLSPHNKGLIRRAISQSGVALCPWAINHNPRAFAEMVAGKVGCPTDDQMMACLKLINAKELTLAGTLSLAGSPSTPIVGNLALSPVIDGDFLPDHPGNLFHNAADIDYLAGVNSMDAHLFTGLDLPAVNKPIANLPLSDVKLLLGSLTKKGEASINSAFAEYTADWGDKPSQETIKKTVVMIETDYVFLVPTQAALYLHASNAQSARTYSYLFSEPSRLSGVVLPFPSWMEADHAEDLQFVFGKPFTTPLAYWPKHRNVSKYFIAYWTNFARTGDPNKGESNVPVTWPAYTTSGQKYLEINAKMNRNSVHEKMRVRFVNWWSNTLPSI